The following proteins are encoded in a genomic region of Tachysurus fulvidraco isolate hzauxx_2018 chromosome 22, HZAU_PFXX_2.0, whole genome shotgun sequence:
- the rsrc1 gene encoding serine/Arginine-related protein 53 isoform X3: MNTNGAQIGIYRRVTPRLKPGVQRASLCFQCFNYRDHRHVKDKRRNAAPEEVSLAEQVRRIKEIEAIESDSFVPQAFKSSRDAGKGAESVETQEAGPGVAPTVKEEVIALPTVIKYSSSDTLAHPSLFLDKDEAERLWLNRLLSLRQERLMGSPVA, translated from the exons ATGAATACAAATGGGGCACAAATTGGAATCTACAGGCGGGTGACCCCGCGACTAAAGCCTGGGGTGCAAAGGGCCTCACTTTGCTTTCAGTGTTTTAATTACCGCGACCACCGCCACGTGAAGGACAAGCGGCGAAATGCGGCACCTG AGGAGGTCTCTCTGGCCGAGCAGGTGAGGAGGATAAAGGAGATCGAGGCCATCGAGAGCGACTCTTTTGTTCCTCAGGCTTTCAAATCATCCCGGGACGCCGGCAAG GGAGCTGAATCTGTGGAAACCCAGGAGGCGGGGCCTGGTGTCGCTCCCACAGTGAAGGAGGAAGTCATCGCTCTGCCCACTGTTATCAAGTACAGTAGCAGCGACACACTCGCTCACCCCAGT ttATTCCTAGACAAAGATGAGGCAGAGAGGTTGTGGCTGAATCGACTCCTTTCACTGCGCCAGGAGAGGCTCATGGGAAGTCCTGTGGCCTGA
- the LOC113634616 gene encoding gamma-crystallin M2-like isoform X2, whose translation MARVVFYEDRNFTGRSYECSSDCSDMSSYLSRCHSCKVESGCWMVYDRPNFMGNQYFIRRGEYPDYMSMWGWGNNCIRSCRMIPMHRGNYRMRIYERENYMGQMMELSDDCDSITDRYHWSGGCHSCHVMDGHWLAYEHPQYRGRMWYFRPGEYRSFRDYGNMNFMSARRIKDSWY comes from the exons ATGGCCAGG GTCGTCTTCTACGAGGACCGGAACTTCACGGGCCGCTCCTACGAGTGCAGCAGCGACTGTTCCGACATGTCCTCCTACCTGAGCCGCTGCCACTCGTGCAAGGTGGAGAGCGGCTGCTGGATGGTGTACGATCGGCCCAACTTCATGGGAAACCAGTACTTCATCAGGAGGGGCGAGTACCCTGACTACATGAGCATGTGGGGCTGGGGCAACAACTGCATCAGGTCCTGCCGCATGATCCCTATG CACAGGGGCAACTACAGGATGAGGATCTATGAGAGGGAGAATTACATGGGGCAGATGATGGAGCTGAGCGACGACTGCGACTCTATCACGGATCGCTACCACTGGTCCGGCGGATGCCACTCGTGCCACGTGATGGACGGCCACTGGCTGGCGTACGAGCATCCTCAATACAGAGGCAGGATGTGGTACTTCAGGCCCGGAGAGTACCGCAGCTTCAGGGACTACGGCAACATGAACTTCATGAGCGCGAGACGCATCAAGGATTCCtggtattaa
- the LOC113634616 gene encoding gamma-crystallin M2-like isoform X1, translating to MTLPKQVVFYEDRNFTGRSYECSSDCSDMSSYLSRCHSCKVESGCWMVYDRPNFMGNQYFIRRGEYPDYMSMWGWGNNCIRSCRMIPMHRGNYRMRIYERENYMGQMMELSDDCDSITDRYHWSGGCHSCHVMDGHWLAYEHPQYRGRMWYFRPGEYRSFRDYGNMNFMSARRIKDSWY from the exons ATGACTTTGCCCAAACAGGTCGTCTTCTACGAGGACCGGAACTTCACGGGCCGCTCCTACGAGTGCAGCAGCGACTGTTCCGACATGTCCTCCTACCTGAGCCGCTGCCACTCGTGCAAGGTGGAGAGCGGCTGCTGGATGGTGTACGATCGGCCCAACTTCATGGGAAACCAGTACTTCATCAGGAGGGGCGAGTACCCTGACTACATGAGCATGTGGGGCTGGGGCAACAACTGCATCAGGTCCTGCCGCATGATCCCTATG CACAGGGGCAACTACAGGATGAGGATCTATGAGAGGGAGAATTACATGGGGCAGATGATGGAGCTGAGCGACGACTGCGACTCTATCACGGATCGCTACCACTGGTCCGGCGGATGCCACTCGTGCCACGTGATGGACGGCCACTGGCTGGCGTACGAGCATCCTCAATACAGAGGCAGGATGTGGTACTTCAGGCCCGGAGAGTACCGCAGCTTCAGGGACTACGGCAACATGAACTTCATGAGCGCGAGACGCATCAAGGATTCCtggtattaa